The proteins below are encoded in one region of Sphaerodactylus townsendi isolate TG3544 linkage group LG06, MPM_Stown_v2.3, whole genome shotgun sequence:
- the RBBP4 gene encoding histone-binding protein RBBP4 isoform X2, with amino-acid sequence MADKEAAFDDAVEERVINEEYKIWKKNTPFLYDLVMTHALEWPSLTAQWLPDVTRPEGKDFSIHRLVLGTHTSDEQNHLVIASVQLPNDDAQFDASHYDSEKGEFGGFGSVSGKIEIEIKINHEGEVNRARYMPQNPCIIATKTPSSDVLVFDYTKHPSKPDPSGECNPDLRLRGHQKEGYGLSWNPNLSGHLLSASDDHTICLWDISAVPKEGKVVDAKTIFTGHTAVVEDVSWHLLHESLFGSVADDQKLMIWDTRSNNTSKPSHSVDAHTAEVNCLSFNPYSEFILATGSADKTVALWDLRNLKLKLHSFESHKDEIFQVQWSPHNETILASSGTDRRLNVWDLSKIGEEQSPEDAEDGPPELLFIHGGHTAKISDFSWNPNEPWVICSVSEDNIMQVWQMAENIYNDEDPEGSVDPEGQGS; translated from the exons ATGGCGGATAAAGAGG CTGCTTTTGATGATGCAGTGGAAGAACGAGTGATCAATGAAGAATATAAAATATGGAAAAAGAATACTCCCTTCCTTTATGATCTTGTAATGACCCATGCTTTGGAGTGGCCCAGTTTGACTGCTCAGTGGCTTCCTGATGTAACCAG ACCTGAAGGAAAAGACTTCAGTATTCATCGGCTAGTTCTTGGGACTCATACCTCCGATGAACAAAACCATCTTGTGATAGCTAGTGTGCAACTCCCTAATGATGATGCACAGTTTGATGCCTCCCATTATGATAGTGAGAAAGGGG agtTTGGGGGCTTTGGCTCTGTTAGTggtaaaattgaaattgaaataaaaataaatcatgaaGGAGAAGTAAATAGAGCACGCTACATGCCCCAGAATCCGTGCATTATTGCCACAAAGACTCCATCCAGTGATGTACTTGTATTTGATTATACCAAGCATCCATCTAAGCCAG ATCCTTCTGGTGAGTGCAATCCAGATCTTCGTCTTCGTGGGCATCAGAAAGAAGGCTATGGCTTGTCATGGAATCCAAACCTGAGCGGCCATTTGCTTAGTGCATCTGATGATCAT ACTATTTGCTTGTGGGACATCAGTGCTGTTCCCAAGGAAGGGAAAGTGGTGGATGCTAAGACCATCTTTACCGGTCACACAGCTGTGGTGGAAGATGTTTCCTGGCATTTGCTTCACGAATCGCTCTTTGGATCTGTTGCTGACGATCAGAAACTCATGAT CTGGGACACTCGGTCGAACAATACTTCTAAGCCAAGCCACTCCGTAGATGCGCACACTGCTGAAGTGAACTGCCTGTCATTCAATCCTTACAGTGAATTCATCTTAGCCACAGGATCAGCTGATAAG ACCGTTGCATTGTGGGATCTGAGAAATCTGAAACTGAAGCTGCACTCTTTTGAGTCACACAAAGACGAGATATTTCAG GTTCAGTGGTCCCCACATAATGAAACGATTTTGGCCTCTAGTGGAACTGATCGCAGGCTAAACGTATGGGACTTAAG TAAAATTGGGgaagaacagtctcctgaagacGCAGAAGATGGTCCACCTGAGCTTTTG TTTATTCATGGAGGTCACACTGCAAAGATATCTGATTTCTCCTGGAATCCCAATGAACCATGGGTAATTTGTTCTGTATCAGAAGACAATATCATGCAAGTCTGGCAAATG GCAGAGAACATATATAATGACGAAGACCCTGAAGGAAGTGTGGATCCAGAAGGCCAAGGATCCTAA
- the SYNC gene encoding syncoilin codes for MANSEPQVELDDAENSALAAGGTNISVELDGADGLEMLNIEPIDVSFSQDMGILDGPVELQAPVADQESYATEPQTMSIEELGERFQECIEAVEELERERDHLIQELMLLREPALEEIKQAHEEILKAYRLHSKVELERDSLRDEVRQVKRKLFRVTRECVACQYQLETRRHDVAQYAVYREELESRVSQLSEELSQLRETCEKEKEQFSQLLNVPRRRRHSCYLQETRRLSMEFESFVAESRQSLEEQYEPKLMRLLERREASTRALQKTQGEIHRLKETLQPLKGEVNKLWLQNRSLEEQILLIKQKRDEEILQYKEQVEEMEERLRELKNGVKLQQHKNKELEELKTSLHKELSIYKDCLEIYEQLCKSEAKQDKD; via the exons TGGAGCTTGATGGGGCTGATGGTCTTGAGATGTTAAACATAGAGCCCATCGATGTGTCATTCTCACAAGATATGGGAATACTTGATGGCCCAGTGGAGCTGCAGGCACCTGTAGCTGACCAGGAGTCATATGCTACAGAGCCTCAAACTATGAGCATCGAAGAACTTGGTGAACGTTTTCAGGAGTGCATCGAGGCTGTCGAAGAactggagagggagagggatCACCTTATCCAGGAACTCATGCTGCTGCGGGAACCAGCCCTGGAGGAAATCAAGCAAGCTCACGAAGAAATCCTTAAAGCCTACAGGTTGCATTCCAAGGTTGAGCTCGAAAGGGACAGCTTGAGGGATGAAGTTCGGCAAGTGAAACGGAAGCTGTTTAGGGTGACACGGGAATGTGTGGCGTGCCAGTATCAGCTGGAAACCAGGAGACACGACGTGGCGCAGTACGCCGTCTACCGGGAAGAACTGGAAAGCAGGGTCAGCCAGCTCTCTGAGGAACTGTCCCAGTTGAGAGAGacttgtgagaaagagaaggaaCAGTTCAGCCAGCTTTTGAACGTTCCTAGGCGCCGAAGGCACAGCTGCTATCTGCAAGAGACCAGGAGGCTTTCCATGGAGTTTGAGAGCTTTGTGGCAGAGAGTCGTCAGAGCCTAGAAGAACAGTATGAGCCCAAGCTGATGCGTCTCTTGGAACGCAGAGAAGCTAGCACCAGGGCTTTGCAAAAGACCCAGGGCGAGATCCACAGACTGAAAGAAACTCTGCAACCGCTGAAGGGAGAAGTGAACAAACTATGGCTGCAAAACAGGAGCCTGGAGGAACAGATCCTACTCATTAAGCAAAAACGGGATGAAGAAATTCTTCAGTACAAG GAGCAGGTAGAGGAGATGGAAGAAAGGTTGCGAGAGCTGAAGAACGGAGTAAAACTTCAGCAGCACAAGAACAAAGAACTGGAGGAGTTGAAGACCAGCTTGCATAAGGAGCTGTCTATTTACAA AGACTGCTTAGAAATATATGAAcaactctgcaagtcagaagcaaAGCAAGACAAAGACTGA
- the RBBP4 gene encoding histone-binding protein RBBP4 isoform X1, translated as MRWGGLPGCSAAFDDAVEERVINEEYKIWKKNTPFLYDLVMTHALEWPSLTAQWLPDVTRPEGKDFSIHRLVLGTHTSDEQNHLVIASVQLPNDDAQFDASHYDSEKGEFGGFGSVSGKIEIEIKINHEGEVNRARYMPQNPCIIATKTPSSDVLVFDYTKHPSKPDPSGECNPDLRLRGHQKEGYGLSWNPNLSGHLLSASDDHTICLWDISAVPKEGKVVDAKTIFTGHTAVVEDVSWHLLHESLFGSVADDQKLMIWDTRSNNTSKPSHSVDAHTAEVNCLSFNPYSEFILATGSADKTVALWDLRNLKLKLHSFESHKDEIFQVQWSPHNETILASSGTDRRLNVWDLSKIGEEQSPEDAEDGPPELLFIHGGHTAKISDFSWNPNEPWVICSVSEDNIMQVWQMAENIYNDEDPEGSVDPEGQGS; from the exons ATGAGGTGGGGAGGGCTGCCGGGTTGCTCAG CTGCTTTTGATGATGCAGTGGAAGAACGAGTGATCAATGAAGAATATAAAATATGGAAAAAGAATACTCCCTTCCTTTATGATCTTGTAATGACCCATGCTTTGGAGTGGCCCAGTTTGACTGCTCAGTGGCTTCCTGATGTAACCAG ACCTGAAGGAAAAGACTTCAGTATTCATCGGCTAGTTCTTGGGACTCATACCTCCGATGAACAAAACCATCTTGTGATAGCTAGTGTGCAACTCCCTAATGATGATGCACAGTTTGATGCCTCCCATTATGATAGTGAGAAAGGGG agtTTGGGGGCTTTGGCTCTGTTAGTggtaaaattgaaattgaaataaaaataaatcatgaaGGAGAAGTAAATAGAGCACGCTACATGCCCCAGAATCCGTGCATTATTGCCACAAAGACTCCATCCAGTGATGTACTTGTATTTGATTATACCAAGCATCCATCTAAGCCAG ATCCTTCTGGTGAGTGCAATCCAGATCTTCGTCTTCGTGGGCATCAGAAAGAAGGCTATGGCTTGTCATGGAATCCAAACCTGAGCGGCCATTTGCTTAGTGCATCTGATGATCAT ACTATTTGCTTGTGGGACATCAGTGCTGTTCCCAAGGAAGGGAAAGTGGTGGATGCTAAGACCATCTTTACCGGTCACACAGCTGTGGTGGAAGATGTTTCCTGGCATTTGCTTCACGAATCGCTCTTTGGATCTGTTGCTGACGATCAGAAACTCATGAT CTGGGACACTCGGTCGAACAATACTTCTAAGCCAAGCCACTCCGTAGATGCGCACACTGCTGAAGTGAACTGCCTGTCATTCAATCCTTACAGTGAATTCATCTTAGCCACAGGATCAGCTGATAAG ACCGTTGCATTGTGGGATCTGAGAAATCTGAAACTGAAGCTGCACTCTTTTGAGTCACACAAAGACGAGATATTTCAG GTTCAGTGGTCCCCACATAATGAAACGATTTTGGCCTCTAGTGGAACTGATCGCAGGCTAAACGTATGGGACTTAAG TAAAATTGGGgaagaacagtctcctgaagacGCAGAAGATGGTCCACCTGAGCTTTTG TTTATTCATGGAGGTCACACTGCAAAGATATCTGATTTCTCCTGGAATCCCAATGAACCATGGGTAATTTGTTCTGTATCAGAAGACAATATCATGCAAGTCTGGCAAATG GCAGAGAACATATATAATGACGAAGACCCTGAAGGAAGTGTGGATCCAGAAGGCCAAGGATCCTAA